The Stenotrophomonas maltophilia genome includes a region encoding these proteins:
- a CDS encoding PilZ domain-containing protein, with the protein MTQLPTTSLHHPAESELFDETLSCELALPAEFQAGSAAGRTSSAEGLLRSLALVEDSRVDEHDDRNESSLQLQRLEAKLDLAMVLLGRLVRQQGEELTLRPVRWSRRGIRLQLGPRSGASPGQAGLVRLQPSDWLPDHIDLPVEVIAEAADGGGGHYLWLRFQRLGDGLEMAMERHLFRLHRRQVAEARRAR; encoded by the coding sequence ATGACCCAATTGCCGACCACGTCGCTGCATCACCCGGCCGAAAGCGAGCTGTTCGACGAAACGCTCAGCTGCGAGCTGGCCCTGCCGGCCGAGTTCCAGGCGGGCAGCGCCGCTGGTCGTACCAGCAGTGCCGAAGGCCTGCTGCGCAGCCTGGCCCTGGTCGAGGACAGCCGCGTCGACGAGCATGACGACCGCAATGAGTCCAGCCTGCAGCTGCAGCGGCTGGAAGCCAAGCTGGATCTGGCGATGGTGCTGCTCGGCCGTCTGGTACGCCAGCAGGGCGAGGAACTGACCCTGCGCCCCGTGCGCTGGTCTCGCCGCGGCATCCGCCTGCAGCTGGGCCCGCGCAGCGGCGCCAGCCCCGGCCAGGCAGGCCTGGTGCGCCTGCAGCCCAGTGACTGGCTGCCCGACCATATCGATCTGCCCGTGGAAGTGATCGCCGAAGCGGCCGATGGCGGCGGCGGCCACTATCTGTGGCTGCGCTTCCAGCGCCTTGGCGATGGCCTGGAAATGGCCATGGAGCGCCACCTGTTCCGCCTGCACCGGCGCCAGGTGGCCGAGGCACGCCGGGCGCGCTGA
- the fliS gene encoding flagellar export chaperone FliS codes for MYGSSRQYAEQYRQVGVTSAVADADPHKLVAMLLAGALERVRRALASLERGDQAGKGKAIGEVCAIVGHLNGSLDHEAGGEIAGNLSALYDYVLQRLTEANLHNDRAALDESLQLLGEIDSAWNAIPQEQRRPAAVAP; via the coding sequence ATGTACGGTTCCAGCCGTCAATATGCCGAGCAGTACCGCCAGGTGGGAGTGACCAGTGCGGTCGCCGATGCCGATCCGCACAAGCTGGTGGCGATGCTGCTGGCCGGCGCGCTGGAGCGCGTGCGGCGTGCCCTGGCCAGCCTCGAGCGTGGCGACCAGGCCGGCAAAGGCAAGGCGATCGGCGAGGTCTGTGCGATCGTCGGCCACCTCAACGGCTCGCTGGACCATGAAGCCGGCGGCGAGATCGCCGGAAATCTGTCGGCGCTGTATGACTATGTGCTGCAGCGCCTGACCGAGGCCAACCTGCACAACGACCGCGCCGCGCTGGATGAGTCGCTGCAGCTGCTGGGCGAGATCGACAGCGCCTGGAATGCAATCCCGCAGGAACAGCGCCGCCCGGCCGCGGTGGCGCCATGA
- the fliD gene encoding flagellar filament capping protein FliD — protein MASFGYGGIGSGLNISDIVNQLVAADRKPADNALNLQQSKAKMQLSSIGTVTSAFDKLKTALTALKATTAFDTRTVTATGKAQPGNTDDVLTASVALYDQGTTKAAASNGTHQVEVKSLATAHKLIANSSVPKTDTFGAGTLTLTVGVGDKAKTMKVEVEAGDTLTTVRNKIDAAGRKEGVQATLIASGDNQYLSIAQEKTGAANAIKLEYGGSDPKLSALVGSLQENTAAADAELTIDGVTVISDSNTVTDAVPGLTLNLKVKGKSTVVISTDTTAATKVMQDFVKAYNDAIAAINTETKYDAKTKEAATLTGDAQMRGASSQLRSLMGAVLKDLSADGLDPKKLGLQTRGYPNADGSLVLDATKFAAALASQPEKIRSAITGDTGGAGKLYTMVDGYVSTTTGKEGAFVARTKGLNNTLDGIDKRRKALDVRMKGVEERYKKQFIALDSLMGKLQQSNTSLQQQLAQLNR, from the coding sequence ATGGCAAGCTTTGGATACGGTGGCATTGGCTCGGGGCTCAACATCTCGGACATCGTCAACCAGCTGGTCGCGGCCGACCGCAAGCCCGCCGACAATGCGCTGAACCTGCAACAGTCCAAGGCCAAGATGCAGCTGTCGTCGATCGGCACCGTCACTTCGGCCTTTGACAAGCTGAAGACCGCCTTGACCGCGCTGAAGGCCACGACAGCCTTCGACACCCGCACCGTAACCGCCACCGGCAAAGCACAACCAGGCAACACCGACGATGTGCTGACGGCATCCGTGGCGCTGTACGACCAAGGCACGACCAAGGCAGCGGCCTCCAACGGCACGCACCAGGTGGAGGTGAAATCCCTCGCCACGGCACACAAGCTGATTGCCAATTCATCGGTGCCGAAGACCGACACGTTCGGCGCCGGAACCTTGACGCTGACCGTTGGCGTGGGCGACAAGGCAAAGACGATGAAGGTGGAGGTGGAAGCCGGCGATACGCTGACCACCGTACGCAACAAAATCGACGCCGCAGGCCGCAAGGAAGGCGTGCAGGCGACCCTTATCGCCTCGGGCGACAACCAGTACCTGTCGATCGCCCAGGAGAAGACCGGCGCCGCCAATGCGATCAAGCTCGAGTACGGTGGCAGCGACCCGAAGTTGAGCGCACTGGTTGGCAGCCTTCAGGAGAACACCGCGGCAGCCGATGCCGAGCTGACCATCGATGGCGTCACGGTGATCAGCGACAGCAACACCGTGACCGATGCCGTACCAGGCCTGACCCTGAACCTGAAGGTCAAGGGCAAGAGCACCGTGGTGATCAGCACCGATACCACTGCAGCCACCAAGGTGATGCAGGACTTCGTCAAGGCATACAACGATGCGATCGCCGCCATCAATACCGAGACCAAGTACGACGCCAAGACCAAGGAAGCGGCGACGCTGACGGGCGATGCGCAGATGCGCGGCGCATCCAGTCAGTTGCGTTCGCTGATGGGCGCTGTACTGAAGGATCTGTCCGCAGATGGATTGGATCCGAAGAAGCTCGGCCTGCAGACTCGTGGCTATCCCAATGCCGACGGCAGCCTGGTACTGGACGCGACCAAATTCGCAGCGGCGCTTGCCAGCCAACCGGAGAAGATCCGCTCGGCGATCACCGGGGATACCGGTGGCGCTGGCAAGCTCTACACGATGGTCGACGGTTACGTCAGCACGACCACTGGCAAGGAAGGCGCCTTCGTCGCCCGCACCAAGGGCCTGAACAACACACTGGATGGCATCGACAAGCGTCGAAAGGCCTTGGACGTACGCATGAAAGGCGTCGAGGAACGCTACAAAAAGCAGTTCATCGCGTTGGACAGCCTGATGGGCAAGCTGCAGCAGAGCAATACGTCGCTGCAGCAGCAGCTGGCACAGCTGAACCGCTAA
- a CDS encoding flagellin — MAQVINTNTMSLNAQRNLSTSGSSLATTIQRLSSGSRINSAKDDAAGLAISERFGTQIRGTDVAIRNANDGISLAQVAEGSLTEIGNNLQRIRELAVQSSNATNSASDRKALQSEVNQLVSEIDRVAKQSDFNGTKLLDGSFSSQLFQVGANAGQAIAIDKITNAKTDSLGGTLFSSATTTATTTTVTETSAGSGVFAFAAGSVADFSISANGATVNFSGVKFDAGSASTQAAGEAASVVSQGNAIAKAINQKSADLGVSAEVDSAGKVTISSWKEGKVGDQITATGVTLADNAALVATDAKHAIDLDVTSYGKSQQALQIVDKALEGINSTRADLGAIQNRFTSVVANLQTSSENLSASRSRIKDTDFAKETAELTRTQILQQAGTAMLAQANQVPQGVLSLLR, encoded by the coding sequence ATGGCACAAGTCATCAACACCAACACGATGTCGTTGAATGCTCAGCGTAACCTGAGCACCAGCGGCAGCTCGCTGGCCACCACCATCCAGCGCCTGTCTTCCGGTTCGCGCATCAACAGCGCCAAGGATGACGCCGCTGGCCTGGCGATCTCCGAGCGCTTCGGCACCCAGATCCGTGGTACCGACGTCGCCATCCGCAATGCCAACGACGGCATTTCGCTGGCCCAGGTCGCCGAAGGTTCGCTGACCGAGATCGGCAACAACCTGCAGCGTATCCGTGAGCTGGCTGTACAGTCGTCCAACGCGACCAACTCGGCAAGTGATCGCAAGGCACTGCAGTCAGAAGTGAATCAGCTGGTCAGCGAGATTGATCGTGTGGCCAAGCAGTCCGATTTCAATGGCACCAAGCTGCTGGACGGCTCGTTCTCCAGCCAGCTGTTCCAGGTTGGCGCAAACGCCGGCCAAGCAATCGCAATTGATAAGATTACCAACGCCAAGACTGATTCGCTGGGCGGTACCCTGTTCTCCTCGGCGACCACTACGGCGACCACCACTACCGTTACAGAAACATCCGCCGGTTCCGGGGTATTTGCATTTGCTGCAGGCAGTGTCGCCGACTTCTCGATCTCCGCAAATGGCGCGACGGTGAACTTCAGTGGTGTGAAGTTCGACGCAGGTAGCGCATCAACGCAGGCCGCAGGTGAGGCTGCTAGCGTGGTTTCCCAAGGGAACGCCATCGCAAAGGCCATCAATCAGAAGTCTGCCGACCTGGGAGTCTCTGCCGAAGTGGACTCCGCGGGCAAGGTAACTATCAGCTCCTGGAAAGAGGGGAAAGTCGGCGACCAGATCACCGCCACCGGCGTAACCCTCGCAGACAACGCAGCTCTGGTTGCTACCGATGCCAAGCATGCCATTGACCTTGACGTCACCAGTTACGGCAAATCTCAACAGGCACTGCAGATTGTGGACAAGGCGCTGGAGGGCATCAACAGCACCCGCGCCGACCTCGGTGCGATCCAGAACCGCTTCACCTCAGTGGTGGCCAACCTGCAGACCTCGTCGGAAAATCTGTCGGCCTCGCGTAGCCGCATCAAGGATACCGATTTCGCCAAGGAAACCGCCGAGCTGACCCGCACCCAGATCCTGCAGCAGGCCGGTACGGCCATGCTGGCCCAGGCCAACCAGGTGCCGCAGGGCGTGCTCAGCCTGCTGCGCTGA
- a CDS encoding flagellin: protein MAQVINTNTMSLNAQRNLSTSGSSLATTIQRLSSGSRINSAKDDAAGLAISERFGTQIRGTDVAIRNANDGISLAQVAEGSLTEIGNNLQRIRELSVQSANATNSASDRKALQSEVDQLVSEIDRVAKQSEFNGTKLLDGSFSSQLFQVGANAGQAIAIDKITNAQSDSIGSSTFAQNGTLTMGAATALTSGEITGMKIGDVSLGTIKYDQGADAAATVANAMNATVAAINSKMGETGVYASQADNGATPPVATPGVIKLTSVKADLTAADITALAVTGGGTSVATTTNIAAGGTASTLKDVKITDVAGAQKALEIVDNALQSINSTRADLGAVQNRFTSVVANLQTSTENLSASRSRIKDTDFAKETAELTRTQILQQAGTAMLAQANQVPQGVLSLLR, encoded by the coding sequence ATGGCACAAGTCATCAACACCAACACGATGTCGTTGAATGCTCAGCGTAACCTGAGCACCAGCGGCAGCTCGCTGGCCACCACCATCCAGCGCCTGTCCTCCGGTTCGCGCATCAACAGCGCCAAGGACGACGCCGCTGGCCTGGCGATCTCCGAGCGCTTCGGCACCCAGATCCGCGGTACCGACGTTGCCATCCGCAATGCCAACGACGGCATTTCGCTGGCTCAGGTCGCCGAAGGTTCGCTGACCGAGATCGGCAACAACCTGCAGCGCATCCGCGAACTGTCGGTGCAGTCGGCAAACGCCACCAACTCCGCCAGTGACCGCAAGGCTCTCCAGTCGGAAGTCGACCAGCTAGTCAGTGAAATTGATCGCGTCGCCAAGCAGTCCGAGTTCAATGGCACCAAGCTGCTGGACGGTTCGTTCTCCAGCCAGCTGTTCCAGGTCGGTGCCAATGCCGGCCAGGCCATCGCCATCGACAAGATCACCAACGCTCAGTCCGATTCGATTGGCTCTTCGACCTTCGCCCAGAACGGCACGTTGACCATGGGAGCTGCCACCGCTCTTACCTCTGGTGAAATCACTGGGATGAAGATCGGCGATGTTTCGCTCGGTACGATCAAGTACGACCAAGGTGCTGACGCAGCTGCCACCGTCGCGAACGCAATGAACGCTACGGTCGCCGCCATCAATTCGAAGATGGGCGAAACCGGCGTCTATGCTTCGCAGGCTGACAACGGCGCCACTCCGCCCGTTGCAACGCCCGGCGTGATCAAGCTGACTTCGGTTAAGGCCGATCTGACCGCTGCGGACATCACCGCACTTGCTGTCACCGGCGGTGGCACCTCGGTAGCAACCACCACCAACATTGCCGCTGGCGGCACCGCCTCAACGCTCAAGGACGTCAAGATCACCGACGTGGCCGGTGCTCAGAAGGCCCTGGAAATCGTCGATAACGCTCTGCAGTCGATCAACAGCACCCGTGCGGACCTCGGTGCGGTGCAGAACCGCTTCACCTCGGTCGTTGCCAACCTGCAGACCTCGACGGAAAACCTGTCGGCCTCGCGTAGTCGCATCAAGGATACGGATTTCGCCAAGGAAACCGCGGAGCTGACCCGCACCCAGATCCTGCAGCAGGCCGGTACGGCCATGCTGGCCCAGGCCAACCAGGTGCCGCAGGGCGTGCTCAGCCTGCTGCGCTGA
- a CDS encoding flagellin, with translation MAQVINTNTMSLNAQRNLSTSGNSLATTIQRLSSGLRINSAKDDAAGLAISERFSTQIRGLDVAIRNANDGISLAQVAEGSLSEVGNNLQRIRELAVQASNATNSSSDRKALQAEVTQLISEVDRVAKQSDFNGTKLLDGSFTSQLFQVGANAGQAIAINSVVDAKADTLGAATFANVYNTQAIAADKATADTTFSGLQIDITPPGAAAATTIKVPDFTVKAGESITAATAAAVNSRLGETGVMAKLDAGKLSLHSAAAGQTFALSVSATPTTGATAVDANFANIGLQQVAAGTGGTLTGATARHVEDLNVSTVEGAQQALSIVDKALESVNSVRADLGAIQNRFTSVVANLQTSSENLSASRSRIRDTDFAKETAELTRTQILQQAGTAMLAQANQVPQNVLSLLQR, from the coding sequence ATGGCACAGGTAATCAACACCAATACGATGTCGCTCAACGCTCAGCGCAACCTGAGCACCAGCGGCAACTCACTGGCCACCACCATCCAGCGCCTCTCGTCCGGCCTGCGCATCAACAGCGCGAAGGACGACGCCGCCGGCCTGGCGATCTCGGAGCGCTTCAGCACCCAGATCCGCGGCCTGGACGTGGCCATCCGCAACGCCAACGACGGCATCTCGCTGGCCCAGGTCGCCGAAGGCTCGCTGAGCGAAGTCGGCAACAACCTCCAGCGCATCCGCGAACTGGCCGTGCAGGCCTCCAATGCCACCAACTCCAGCAGCGACCGCAAGGCCCTGCAGGCCGAAGTGACCCAGCTGATCTCGGAAGTGGACCGCGTCGCCAAGCAGAGCGACTTCAACGGCACCAAGCTGCTGGATGGCTCGTTCACCAGCCAGCTGTTCCAGGTCGGCGCCAATGCCGGCCAGGCCATTGCGATCAACAGCGTCGTCGATGCCAAGGCAGATACCCTGGGCGCAGCGACATTCGCCAACGTCTACAACACCCAGGCCATCGCGGCCGACAAGGCCACGGCCGATACGACCTTCTCCGGCCTGCAGATCGACATCACCCCGCCCGGCGCGGCTGCCGCCACCACGATCAAGGTTCCCGACTTCACCGTGAAGGCAGGCGAATCCATCACCGCCGCCACGGCTGCTGCAGTCAACAGCCGCCTGGGTGAAACCGGCGTAATGGCGAAGCTGGACGCCGGCAAGCTCTCGCTGCACTCGGCGGCGGCTGGCCAGACCTTCGCCTTGTCGGTCAGCGCCACCCCGACCACCGGCGCAACTGCAGTGGACGCAAACTTTGCCAACATCGGCCTGCAGCAGGTTGCAGCCGGCACAGGTGGCACGCTGACCGGCGCAACCGCACGCCATGTCGAAGACCTCAATGTGAGCACCGTTGAGGGTGCCCAGCAGGCGCTGTCGATCGTCGATAAGGCTCTTGAGTCGGTCAATAGCGTCCGCGCCGACCTCGGCGCGATCCAGAACCGCTTCACCTCGGTGGTGGCCAACCTGCAGACCTCCTCGGAGAACCTGTCGGCATCGCGCAGCCGCATCCGCGATACCGACTTCGCCAAGGAAACCGCCGAACTGACCCGCACCCAGATCCTGCAGCAGGCCGGTACGGCCATGCTGGCCCAGGCCAACCAGGTACCGCAGAACGTGCTCAGCCTGTTGCAGCGCTGA
- the flgL gene encoding flagellar hook-associated protein FlgL — MSSRISTSMMYNQSVSLMMAKQAKLSHLEQQIATGSKIVTAKDDPVGAGAAVGLDRSLAALDRMKLNAGNVQNRLGVQENTLAQVNDLMGRVNDLTIQASNPALSAADKKTLITELNQIRDGLLSLANAEDGTGRYVFGGTNDGDPPFAKINGKVVYRGDQTQRQIEVGPDTYVRDALPGSEIFMRIPTGDGFVDGGAAAGNTGNGVLTNITRDGSDSWNGQSFSVRFTAANQYEVLDGAGNVTGTGTYKAGDDLEVNGVRLQLTGAPAAGDSFNVKPASSRDIFDTMDKLITALDADTGTTAKMSAQQNELQSALRDVARASERMIDSRAAGGAQLKALDNAADMREANSVTLKTTLSQMRDLDYADALSQYQLQSTALQAAQTIFSQMQSMSLFNKIR, encoded by the coding sequence ATGAGCAGCCGCATCTCCACCAGCATGATGTACAACCAGTCGGTGTCGCTGATGATGGCCAAGCAGGCCAAGCTCAGCCACCTGGAGCAGCAGATCGCCACCGGCAGCAAGATCGTCACCGCAAAGGACGATCCGGTCGGCGCAGGCGCAGCGGTCGGACTGGACCGCAGCCTGGCCGCACTGGACCGCATGAAGCTCAACGCCGGCAACGTGCAGAACCGGCTGGGCGTGCAGGAAAATACCCTGGCCCAGGTCAACGACCTGATGGGGCGGGTCAACGACCTGACCATCCAGGCCAGCAACCCCGCGTTGAGTGCGGCCGACAAGAAGACGCTGATCACCGAGCTTAACCAGATCCGCGACGGCCTGCTGTCGCTGGCCAACGCCGAGGACGGCACCGGCCGCTATGTGTTCGGCGGCACCAACGATGGTGATCCTCCGTTCGCCAAGATCAACGGCAAGGTGGTCTACCGTGGTGACCAGACCCAGCGCCAGATCGAGGTCGGCCCCGATACCTACGTCCGCGATGCCTTGCCCGGCAGCGAGATCTTCATGCGCATCCCCACCGGCGATGGCTTCGTCGATGGCGGCGCCGCCGCCGGCAACACCGGCAACGGCGTGCTGACCAACATCACCCGCGATGGCAGCGACAGCTGGAACGGCCAGAGCTTCAGCGTCCGCTTCACCGCCGCCAACCAGTACGAAGTGCTGGATGGTGCCGGCAATGTGACCGGCACCGGCACCTACAAGGCCGGTGATGATCTGGAAGTGAACGGCGTACGCCTGCAGCTCACCGGTGCGCCTGCCGCAGGCGACAGCTTCAACGTGAAGCCGGCGAGCAGCCGCGACATCTTCGACACCATGGACAAGCTGATCACCGCGCTGGACGCCGACACCGGCACGACCGCGAAGATGAGCGCACAGCAGAACGAGTTGCAGAGCGCATTGCGCGACGTGGCTCGCGCATCGGAACGGATGATCGATTCACGAGCAGCCGGTGGCGCACAGTTGAAAGCGCTGGACAATGCCGCCGACATGCGTGAAGCCAACAGTGTGACCCTGAAGACCACGCTGTCGCAGATGCGCGACCTGGACTATGCCGATGCGCTGAGCCAGTACCAGCTGCAGAGCACCGCGCTGCAGGCGGCACAGACGATCTTCTCGCAGATGCAGTCGATGTCGTTGTTCAACAAGATCCGCTGA
- the flgK gene encoding flagellar hook-associated protein FlgK codes for MSSVLSTGTGALLAFQRALATTSHNVANLNTPGYSRQKVNFATADPQNYGYGTVGNGTRITDIRRTADQLAISRLLDSSGELARLKQLSSMADRVNALVSDPATNVSGVWSNFFDSVSGLTSNASGTADRQNMLDGGKALANRFVQLNTHLNNLNSEVNNGLLAGATEINRLAQEIAQINGAIGTNIATAAPDLLDRRDQLITQLIGYTGGTAVIQDGGIMNVYTAGGNALVVGTTATKVTTVADPYQPERLQLALETQGNTIRLDPKAVGGQIGGLLEFRDTVLTPAQAELGKLAVGLAESFNQVHHQGVDLYGQLGGDFFNIGNPRVTANNANTGTASLSATYGDLGKLDAQNVVLQFDGTNWKASRADTGANVPLTGTGTAADPLVINGVKLVVGGTPAANDRFLLQPTAGVAGSMEVAITDPSRIAAAAAVKGAAATSNTGTGKLSGVTVSDSTNANLRNPAAIVFTSATTYTIDGGPPQTYTPGQTISANGWSFVLDGAPKVGDTFNITPTPAGSSDNSNAAKLAKVESAKAFNAGTVTLNGALGGLTTQVGAAARSAEYSLDAQLVINDKAQEARDEVSGVNLDEEAADMLRLQQAYQAASQLISTAESMFQTILGAVRR; via the coding sequence ATGTCCAGCGTACTTTCCACCGGTACCGGTGCCCTGCTCGCCTTCCAGCGTGCGTTGGCGACCACCAGCCACAACGTGGCCAACCTCAATACCCCGGGCTACAGCCGGCAGAAGGTCAACTTCGCCACCGCTGATCCGCAGAACTACGGCTACGGCACGGTCGGCAACGGCACCCGCATCACCGACATCCGCCGCACCGCCGACCAGCTGGCGATCTCACGCCTGCTCGACAGCAGCGGCGAGCTGGCACGCCTGAAGCAGCTTTCCAGCATGGCCGACCGCGTCAACGCGCTGGTCTCCGATCCTGCCACCAACGTCTCCGGCGTCTGGTCCAACTTCTTCGATTCGGTCAGCGGCCTGACCTCCAATGCCTCCGGCACGGCCGACCGCCAGAACATGCTCGATGGCGGCAAGGCCCTGGCCAACCGCTTCGTGCAGCTCAACACCCATCTGAACAACCTCAACAGCGAGGTCAACAACGGCCTGCTGGCCGGTGCCACCGAGATCAACCGGCTGGCGCAGGAAATCGCGCAGATCAACGGCGCCATCGGCACCAACATCGCCACGGCCGCACCCGACCTGCTCGATCGTCGTGACCAGCTGATCACCCAGCTGATCGGCTACACCGGCGGCACGGCGGTGATCCAGGACGGCGGCATCATGAATGTCTACACCGCCGGCGGCAACGCGCTGGTGGTGGGCACCACGGCGACCAAGGTCACCACCGTGGCCGACCCGTACCAGCCGGAGCGGCTGCAGCTGGCGCTGGAAACGCAGGGCAACACCATCCGGCTCGACCCGAAGGCGGTCGGTGGCCAGATCGGCGGTCTGCTGGAATTCCGCGACACCGTGCTGACGCCTGCCCAGGCCGAACTGGGCAAGCTGGCGGTAGGCCTGGCCGAGAGCTTCAACCAGGTGCATCACCAGGGCGTGGACCTGTATGGCCAGCTCGGGGGTGACTTCTTCAACATCGGCAATCCACGCGTCACCGCCAACAATGCCAACACCGGCACCGCCAGCCTCAGCGCCACTTACGGCGACCTCGGCAAGCTGGACGCGCAGAACGTGGTGCTGCAGTTCGATGGCACCAACTGGAAGGCCAGTCGTGCCGACACCGGTGCGAACGTTCCGCTGACCGGCACCGGTACGGCCGCCGATCCCCTGGTGATCAACGGCGTCAAGCTGGTGGTCGGCGGTACCCCGGCGGCCAACGACCGCTTCCTGCTGCAGCCGACCGCAGGCGTGGCAGGCAGCATGGAAGTGGCGATCACCGATCCCTCGCGCATCGCCGCTGCTGCGGCAGTGAAGGGCGCGGCGGCGACGTCCAACACGGGCACCGGCAAGCTGAGCGGTGTCACCGTCAGCGATTCGACCAACGCCAACCTGCGCAATCCGGCCGCGATCGTGTTCACCTCGGCCACCACCTACACCATCGATGGGGGCCCGCCGCAGACCTACACGCCCGGCCAGACCATCAGTGCCAATGGCTGGAGCTTCGTGCTGGACGGTGCGCCGAAGGTTGGCGACACCTTCAACATCACCCCGACTCCGGCGGGCTCCTCGGACAACAGCAATGCCGCCAAGCTGGCCAAGGTCGAGAGCGCCAAGGCGTTCAACGCCGGCACGGTGACGCTGAACGGCGCGCTGGGCGGCCTCACCACCCAGGTCGGTGCCGCGGCCCGTTCTGCCGAGTACTCGCTGGACGCCCAGCTGGTGATCAACGACAAGGCGCAGGAAGCGCGCGATGAAGTGTCCGGCGTCAACCTGGACGAGGAGGCCGCCGACATGCTGCGCCTGCAACAGGCCTACCAGGCGGCCTCGCAGCTGATCTCCACCGCCGAGAGCATGTTCCAGACCATCCTGGGAGCCGTCCGCCGATGA
- the flgJ gene encoding flagellar assembly peptidoglycan hydrolase FlgJ codes for MRINPAFDLHPAQQNDPAKIDKVARQLEGQFAQMLVKSMRDASFGDSLFPGENKMFREMYDQKIAEAMTRGKGLGLSGIISRQLSGQAAEGPALDTRVDPAKASRAYQLNAPAKPAPSLPLEDGSQAVRLLQQMAAGAQQGAQAAVAPMEQALDLIAGRESSSMHRSPGTEDPYIGSLQGEDWAANSDQWSATASNRGTAISPADAMATRTAVAQLGEHTPEGFVASIWQHAQSAAKELGVDARALVAQAALETGWGKRHIKHADGSTSHNLFGIKANGWNGQRAVAGTHEYVDGVRRNETASFRAYSSPAESFADYVRLLKTSPRYQQALQAGTDVQGFARGLQRAGYATDPRYAAKIAAIAGGPTIERAVSAVANAGSRLGQTFASTATAALGITRR; via the coding sequence ATGCGCATCAATCCCGCATTCGATCTGCACCCGGCACAACAGAACGATCCGGCCAAGATCGACAAGGTCGCGCGCCAGCTGGAAGGCCAGTTCGCGCAGATGCTGGTCAAGAGCATGCGTGACGCCAGCTTCGGCGACTCGCTGTTCCCCGGCGAAAACAAGATGTTCCGCGAGATGTACGACCAGAAGATTGCCGAGGCCATGACCCGCGGCAAGGGCCTGGGCCTGTCGGGCATCATCAGCCGGCAGCTGTCCGGCCAGGCCGCCGAGGGTCCGGCGCTGGATACCCGCGTGGACCCGGCCAAGGCCAGCCGTGCCTACCAGCTCAATGCACCGGCCAAACCGGCACCGTCGCTGCCGCTGGAAGACGGCAGCCAGGCCGTGCGTCTGCTGCAGCAGATGGCCGCCGGTGCGCAGCAGGGGGCACAGGCGGCTGTCGCGCCGATGGAGCAGGCCCTGGACCTGATCGCCGGCCGTGAGAGCAGCAGCATGCACCGCTCGCCGGGCACCGAAGATCCGTACATCGGCAGCCTGCAGGGCGAGGACTGGGCCGCCAACAGCGACCAGTGGTCGGCCACCGCCAGCAACCGCGGCACCGCGATCAGCCCGGCCGATGCAATGGCCACCCGTACCGCCGTCGCCCAGCTCGGCGAGCACACACCGGAAGGCTTCGTCGCCAGTATCTGGCAGCACGCGCAGAGTGCAGCCAAGGAACTGGGCGTGGATGCCCGCGCCCTGGTCGCCCAGGCAGCGCTGGAAACCGGCTGGGGCAAGCGCCACATCAAGCACGCCGACGGCAGCACTTCGCACAACCTGTTCGGCATCAAGGCCAATGGCTGGAACGGCCAGCGCGCCGTGGCCGGCACCCATGAATACGTCGATGGCGTACGCCGCAACGAGACCGCCAGCTTCCGCGCCTACAGTTCGCCGGCCGAGAGCTTTGCCGACTACGTGCGCCTGCTGAAGACCAGCCCGCGTTACCAGCAGGCCCTGCAGGCCGGCACCGACGTGCAGGGCTTCGCCCGCGGCCTGCAGCGCGCCGGCTATGCCACCGATCCGCGCTATGCGGCCAAGATCGCCGCGATCGCCGGCGGACCGACCATCGAGCGCGCCGTCAGCGCCGTCGCCAATGCCGGCTCGCGCCTTGGCCAGACCTTCGCCAGCACCGCAACCGCGGCGCTGGGTATCACTCGTCGTTGA